The DNA region atatgcccaggatcagaatatctggggccggcaaccaactgagcccaccggggctcagcggaggcatcacggcgaccaccacgaaggcagaaccagggtgccgatacgggttggttgggcaggagggactgaggacccatacgagctgcaagaagactgcaggacaggaatcatatgtacctattactggtggaatcagtggccaggacgccgaaggaggtgcccggccaaggcagacagataagacaggttcgaggaccagggagctcagaacggtcctggggatccggaggactataagtaggccttgcctttcctacccaaatggcaaggggcaaggaccttgaggccataacagattattatactgagttgaactacctgttccaagccgagatactccccttgtcacagcgGTTGCTCAAACTCGACACACACCTGGTTGGTCTCCAACTACTTCCATAGCTCCCAATCGTAAAGCATATTGCTGAAATGTTCTGCCATCTCATGCGCGTGACCATTAGCGACTTTCGCGAGTTGTAGAAAGAGTCGATCGCCGAAAGGCCGATCTCTGAAGAGGACTTCGAATTGGGCCTCCAAGATCCTGTTGTTGGCAACAAGCATTCCACGTTGCTTCATTTCGTAAGAAAAAACTGCCCCAAAGGCAGGATCCTTGAACACTATAGCTTCACCCATTAGACGATCCAAAAGATATCCGTTAGGCGAAAGATACCCTCCAGTGTCATGTCGTTCTGCTTGGATGCCAATGCAAACCCGAGACGTGTACCATCCATGATCAAGAGGAGACCGAGTTTCTTGGCGTCTAGACAGCAAAAGCTGGCATTGTGATTGTGCTGGATCGGTTGATCCCTGGTGGTTCGGCATGAGAGAGCCTCGAGAACCTCTGGATGTGCTCCATCGCCGTAGTCGTTGAGGAACGTGCTGCGctgttcttcccggtcaagggaaatgtattgccgcttttggacttgggtggggtgtgtagttaggagcagcactgcctcttccaccctatTCTCCTGCCCATTTCAGCCTGGAAAAAAcgtgtttgatttcgaaatgtccaaattaactagcttaagttcgaataccGAATTTGAAaatcaaggtaaaggcctagTTACATCGTGCGATAAACTaacatactgcttgtcttgacTACAGTTTCGTTccatatttacatacctacctaagctcCTTTATCGCATTCAATCAACAAATTAGCAGttatggcgtcatacctCCCTAGTTCCCTTGGCATTAGCTGCCGCTCTcacaggcttagttactgtagtcaaatcatcttgggagctgtctcgtatgataaagaagaaatatgAGCAGCGTGTACTGAAGGACCATGCCAATGAAATTAACACCAGGCTGTAAGTAAGACTTTATGTCACGCGGCAAACAAGCAATTAGCCGCATCACGGCCTAACCGCTATCTACCTGTACAATTAATGGTTGGAATTGAGGCGGATAATGAAATGCCTCGCGGCTGCTAAAGGAAATCAGATCAAATAAAGTttgttgtggcgcttggaactacgtcaagccaactagcccgatcttgagttgttcgagtgggccaaatgacctctctaccaagtgttctagagccaACTATCTTCATGACGAAACAGGGTACTCGaagtgatgaaagaggcgggatccagaaggatctagagtattgtaacgggctataaattaatggagacccccaggcccctcctgtgtcacgctgtgataaaaaaaaagagagagaaaaagaatgagagatcagctcaGCTTTCTGTCTTGAACTTTATAGTTAGGACGCGCCCTGAAGAACACGATTCCATTGTTCAAACTTTCTCCACACGAGCCATTCTACTCCCTGTTGTTCGAGTGGGTCATAACTATATGACGTCGCTACAAAGCATTCTGGAGCCACCTGTCTTCAGGACGAAACAGAGTACTCGAattgatgaaagaggcgggatctagaaggatctagagtatcatgacgggctataaattaatggagacccccagacccctcctgcgACACGCTATGATAGAAAAATAGAGAAAGAGAttgaatgagagatcagctaAGCTGTGTGCGGCTAACTTGCAAGCCCAGTCATCTGATCTCCGACACCTTCTctcttagctgcagctcctgccgatgcatctgctctgcctcctcatacttcccttggctatcaagcacactcgcaaggttgctCATGCTACtgagcgtgtcgggatgctccttacccaacaccttctcactTAGCTGGAgctcctgccgatgcatctgctcggcctcctcatacttcccctggctacgaagcacaaccgcaaggttgttcatgctggtgagcgtggagggatgctccttgcccaacaccttctcagaGAGCTGGAgctcctgccgatgtatctgctcggcctcctcatacttcccctggctatcaagcacaagcgcaaggttgttcatgctggtgagcgtggagggatgctccttgcccaacaccttctcccttagctgcagtgcctgccgatgtatctgctcggcctcctcatacttcccctggctacgaagcacaaccgcaaggttgttcatgctggtgagcgtggagggatgctccttgcccaacaccttctcagaGAGCTGGAgctcctgccgatgtatctgctcggcctcctcatacttccctggctatcaagcacaagcgcaaggttgttcatgctggtgagcgtggagggatgctccttgcccaacaccttctcccttagctgcagtgcctgccgatgtatctgctcggcctcctcatacttcccctggctacgaagcacaagcgcaaggttgttcatgctggtgagcgtgtagggatgctccttgcccaacaccttctcccttagctgcagtgcctgccgatgcatctgctcggcctcctcatacttcccctggctatcaagcacaagcgcaaggttgttcatgctactGAGCGTGttgggatgctccttgcccaacaccttctcccttagctgcagtgcctgccgatgcatctgctcagcctcctcatacttcccctggctacgaagCACACCCGCGAGattgttcatgctggtgagcgtggagggatgctccttgcccaacaccttctgaCATAGCTGCAgtgcctgccgatgcatctgctcctcatacttcccctggctattAAGCACACCCGCGAGattgttcatgctggtgagcgtgtcaggatgctccttgcccaacaccttctgaCATAGTTGCAgctcctgccgatgcatctgctcggcctcctcatacttcccctggctatcaagcacacCCGCGAGattgttcatgctggtgagcgtggagggatgctccttgcccaacaccttctcccttagctgcagcgcctgccgatgcatctgctcggcctcctcatacttcccctggctatcaagcacaagcgcaaggttgttcatgctactGAGCGTGttgggatgctccttgcccaacaccttctcccttagctgcagcgcctgccgatgcatctgctcagcctcctcatacttcccctggctattAAGCACACCCGCGAGattgttcatgctggtgagcgtgtcaggatgctccttgcccaacaccttctgaCATAGTTGCAgctcctgccgatgcatctgctcggcctcctcatacttcccctggctatcaagcacacCCGCGAGattgttcatgctggtgagcgtggagggatgctccttgcccaacaccttctcccttagctgcagctcctgccgatgcatctgctcggcctccttatACTTCCCTAAACTGCGAAAGCTCTCACCCACTTTGGAAAGAAGACCTGTTGtcgcttcctcgtcatctgttCTCTTCCGTAGTTGAAGAGCATGTTGCGTATGAGGAAGATACCTTATCCACTCTTCTCGGTTTTCGTGTTTGGGCCAAGGAAATATATCGTCAAGCCGTTCTAACACTTTGGCCGTCCATTCCTGtcgctctccctttccatctaACCAGCTCAGCATTGATATCTGAACTAGCCGATGGATATCGTAGCTATCCGACTCATTCTGTTGGGAGATAAATGCATACGCCTTCAGGGTCCCGATTGCTTCAACAGTCTCTAGCGtccccgccggcggcaacaggGAGTGCGGAATATCCTTCCCGGCTAGAAAGCACAGAAATCTGAGGTAGTCAGCCGCCAGCGCGTCGTGATCTGAGATTTGCTGGAACGAAATCAGCCAAGTTGTGGCGACAGCATTTTGAATGTTCTTATATCGGTGtcggtcgtcaaagtgaCTACTCAACAACTTaaccatatcctcatcactggacTTGCATAGCTTGAGGTACCGCGCAGTCGAGATCTGCTCCTTAGCCATATAAGCAGACGCCTGCCGTATTgccagagggaggttagTAAGAAACTCTAGCAACGCACTGTTGCTTCTTGTGTCGCTCATCTGAGAACCTTTCAGGTTTTTCCCTAATAGCTTAAGGGCCTCGTCTTTGCtcatttcttcaactgcGATAATATGATTTTCAGACTCGACCAGCCTTAATCCAAGTTTGTGGTTTCGGGTTGTGAAAAGAATAGATCCTTTCCGGCTGAATGGAAGATAGTCGGTAAGGGCGGTATCCCCAAAGAGTAGCTTttcatcgtcggcgttgtCGATGATCAAAAGCCAGTTACCCATAT from Podospora pseudocomata strain CBS 415.72m chromosome 3, whole genome shotgun sequence includes:
- a CDS encoding hypothetical protein (COG:S; EggNog:ENOG503NX9U); protein product: MTTTEACRGLRRIVPVNDTPDDATIDIIAIHGLGTESPRTWEFKKRNGDGVVNWLSDADMLPAALPKARIYTYDWNANYFANAPVQTLLGHADTLLGLIAEDIGSQTRPIIFVASCFGGLILAEAIIRAAQEGSAYKHILLSTVGIVFLATPFQGSDAAKQARWQVLVKGIMGEQASDQLIKDLEQSHDFVHQRVQKFAEIANAKAVQLSLSCFFETRKTEMLRRILSPGWAKRLSRSVTRKILVTESSACLHGFPRQGLDATHSGMNKFQGPECPNFKLVKDAVRKLAGDASVVLKLRKNSSVKGHWIVRFGRNKEFVGRESILEDLFKRVLPSGDEDDCQRTAIEGLGGVGKTQIALETAYRTRDVQPECSVFWVPAVDATAFENAYRAIGQQLKVPGIDEEKADVKALIKSALGRENMGNWLLIIDNADDEKLLFGDTALTDYLPFSRKGSILFTTRNHKLGLRLVESENHIIAVEEMSKDEALKLLGKNLKGSQMSDTRSNSALLEFLTNLPLAIRQASAYMAKEQISTARYLKLCKSSDEDMVKLLSSHFDDRHRYKNIQNAVATTWLISFQQISDHDALAADYLRFLCFLAGKDIPHSLLPPAGTLETVEAIGTLKAYAFISQQNESDSYDIHRLVQISMLSWLDGKGERQEWTAKVLERLDDIFPWPKHENREEWIRYLPHTQHALQLRKRTDDEEATTGLLSKVGESFRSLGKYKEAEQMHRQELQLREKVLGKEHPSTLTSMNNLAGVLDSQGKYEEAEQMHRQELQLCQKVLGKEHPDTLTSMNNLAGVLNSQGKYEEAEQMHRQALQLREKVLGKEHPNTLSSMNNLALVLDSQGKYEEAEQMHRQALQLREKVLGKEHPSTLTSMNNLAGVLDSQGKYEEAEQMHRQELQLCQKVLGKEHPDTLTSMNNLAGVLNSQGKYEEQMHRQALQLCQKVLGKEHPSTLTSMNNLAGVLRSQGKYEEAEQMHRQALQLREKVLGKEHPNTLSSMNNLALVLDSQGKYEEAEQMHRQALQLREKVLGKEHPYTLTSMNNLALVLRSQGKYEEAEQIHRQALQLREKVLGKEHPSTLTSMNNLALVLDSQGKYEEAEQIHRQALQLREKVLGKEHPSTLTSMNNLALVLDSQGKYEEAEQIHRQELQLSEKVLGKEHPSTLTSMNNLAVVLRSQGKYEEAEQMHRQELQLSEKVLGKEHPDTLSSMSNLASVLDSQGKYEEAEQMHRQELQLREKVSEIR